TCTTTCCTTAATAAGCAAATTCAACCGTTCAGGAACATCAACTCCACTCGATACAATAGAGTCGACAgtctcatttttatatatttctAAGTTAGAATAGCGTCCATTGATATCAAACACACCTATATTtaattacaatatttaaaacACTAACCAGTTGAATTTATAGAAATGATTGTATCAGAAGTTGGTTCACTGGAATATACATCTAAATCTTCGGATATATCACTTAAAGGAGGTTTTAGGGGATCGGAAATGGAAGGATCTTTACTAATCCTTGAAAGTTGTTTTAAGGGACTTATAAGTGAATCTAAAAACGgatatcaattttaaaaaaaccTTTAGTTGTACATTTCGTTGTCCCTGAAACCTTTGAAGAATCAGTTAATTGATAATTAGAGTTAGTAGTTGGATGAATCTGGTTGGAATCCCCTTTAAAATCGTCTGGTGTTTGATTTCCTTGGACagatttttcattaatccaattatttccaaagtttttatcattttttaatctgAATGATGGGTTATTGAAAGGATTTTGGGGGAAGTCCTGTTTATTAGAAGATGTGCGTGAGGACAAATCTCCAAAAATAGACTTTACAGTCAAAAATTGCGAATTTGGGCCGGATTCAGAGCCTAAAAGGGTTTATAACGTGAGTTtcttaaataaaaattaaatgtataaaaattaattaggatttttgtgtaaaagttaaaaataacgCCGAACTAGGAATCTTGAGGTTAAATCTATCATTTAGAATTTTTTCATATGGTAGTGGAATAGAAGTTGTAGGACGTTTTAACAATGATGGAATCttcataaattaatgtgaTTCCTTATCTAACTACTGATTATTGTGCTATGTGCAAGGTgtaaacaataaaaattgtatttttaaattccGATATTTTCACGGAtttaagttaaatttatagtttttagttgaataattattaaaagaGTTATATTAATTGTGGATAACATTAATTCCTACTACTAGTGATGTAATATGTTATAATACATTcagaaatatttaaaattttcatattcGCAATTTGAGGACTTCCTCgttttttatcaactttgAAATAGCATTGAATACCATTTAGACTCTTGATGTGaaattactattataaattttgaCCTTAAATATGGTACAAATATTTGCACTTTTGTGaattttgaatttttgAGAAATGATAAAGTGAATGGTTAAATGTCAAAGTTTCATATCAAATATTTCATTTCTTCGAGCAAAAAGTGTGTTACGCTTGAAGTTGTAAAAACCcatacaattatttttaaccttgagggaaatttttttgtataaaatCCATCAAATAAAGTTTGAAGAAACCGGGttttgttttaaaagtTTTTCGAACTAAGTTATTTGGTATTTGAAATATCATCTTCCATTCAAGATCTTGCAGGCTATAAAAGTACAATGTATCATTTATAAGAAGGCGAATGTTATTGGATACATTGTTAAAAGAAACATACTTGGGATATTTGTCTCCGTACAATCCAACATCATGTTTCCATACCAGTCTGTTGTCAAATCTTACTTCGACGCATTTGACACCTCGTTTAAATCTGTAAATAACTAGAGAAATATCATACTCAACATTATACTTGCTGGTATCATTTACACTAGTTGATTTATCATCATTGAGGGTCATAACCGTGAACCCAGGATAATAGGTTGCAAGGTTGTCTTTTGCGTTTATCCATTTTTCTTTGCCCCTTTGCCTGTAAAATATTCGATTCCCCTTATTGGTGTGTATTGTCACTTGTTTAGCTTGATCTGGAAATTTAATAGAAGTTTGAGCCACTACTTTTGTGGAAAACTCAGATGGATCATTAGAATTATCCCAAATAAGACGGGTTTGCTCCCTAACGGAACTGAACttataatcaaatttagctgtaaatattgtaaaatcaCTGTATCCAGTATTGGAACAGAAATAGTATTCATAGTCAAACTGATCTGTACTTTCTCCGAAAGTTACATCCAGAGGAATTGCAGTACCAGCATTTAATGGAAATGGGAGAGTCATCGGCGTCcatatatagtatatttgTTTCCACTCTTTATTTTCTAGAGAGGAGTCAAGATAGGAACCATCACTGAACGAGATTCTGAAATCGTGAAGTTCCTTTTCTACTCTGTAATATTCATCAAAAGTAAATCTTAGAATATACGAAATAGAAGTGGGATAAAAAGAAGTAGTTACATAGTTCCCGTCGGAACTGATGTATTTTTCACCGTATTTCCAAACAGTATTGTTTTTATGTCTTATCTCAGTACATTTGGAATATGGACTGAGATTAAAAGTGTATGAATATTCGTATAGACAGTGAggatttaatatataattactCGGGTCCAACTCAACCTCTTTACCATCTTTATCGGTTGTTAATAGTTGAACGTTTTCTGGAAATGTAACATCTTTCCACTTGGATTCTGTTAAATACCTTCTAAAAACCTTTTTACTACCGTCAAgcataaaaatatttacagAAACCAGTAGTAAATTCTTTAAACTAAACACTGAAACTTGACTGGCACACTCGGCTAATGTTTTTGACTCCCAGATAACTACTGGGGAAACATAAGGAACTGAAACTACCACTTTGTCAAAGACTCGACCTAGCTTTGGGGTGTACGAAGACTGGCCTTTAGCCTTTTTATAGTAAAAATCAGCGGTATCCCTTTCAATGTCAAGGTCAAGTTTTACTGCTTTAAAGAATATACGTTCAGAAAAAAGATCCGTTAGTTCAGTTGGTTCTACACTTTGTGAAAGTTGTTCATACTCTTTCTCATTATCTTCTGGATGGTCTCCTGATGAATGCTGATCTTTAGAATGTTCGGATTTTCGTGTATCTTGGGAGTTATCGATAGTGGTATCATCAGAAGTTTGAACAACTCCTTCTACGGGGTTTCCACTAGTTGAGTCAAGACCTAAATCAGGTTTTTCAGGCTGTTTACATTCCCCAGTGGCTGGACCTTCGGAATCTCCTTTAGTTATAGCACCACAGAGCCGGGAAATTAATAAGGATAATAAAATCCATTTTGAGACTGAAAGTGTTCtcataaaaataattagatctaaattttaatcgTTGCTCGAAATTTTGAAATCATAGTCTTAATTATgcttttaaatttttgaaaCCAGCTAACACAGATTCTTACATGTTTTCTGCATGTTTTTTGCTGTTCTTTCAAAAGGTGTGTTTATGATCGGAATAACCCTGTTTaaatacaattaaattaatcCATAAGAATTAACATAATTCTTACcactaattatattaatactcTTTCCACTTAAATTTTGAACCGTTTTACCAAAGTTACCTTATATAAACCATagatattttacaatatttaagTCAAATTAGTTACAAAATGTTAGTATTAAACGCTTTAGGTGCCTCTGGCACTAGAATATACTCGGTTTTGCCCTGGATTTGTGTATATTGATCCTGTGTTTGTCGTTTATCATCAGAACCAGGAGCCATTGAAATATACAGTTGGTTGGTATAATCAACCCCTATGATTGATCGTTTACTTGATCCCAGTGTTTATCTCCAATAAAGAAGTCAGAGTATGAACCGTCACtgaaaaatactttgaACCTGTGAGTTTCCGAATACGTTAAGTTAAATTCCCCCAAAAAAAGTCttatagtatatttaatagAAGTGGGATGTAAAGTGGAAATCTTGTACAATCCTCCAGAAATACAATAAGTGTAATTGTACTTCCAAACAATATCGTTTTTAAATCTTATCTCAGTGCAGTTAGCATCTGACTTAAAATCAAAGGTGTATTCGGATTTATATCCGatatctaattttaatgtgtaattacTTGGATCCAACTCAACTTCTTTACCATCTTTGTCTAGTGTGTAGAGTTTAAGATCTGGTGGAAAGGTAATATCCCTCCAAGTTCCCATGGGACGTCTTCCAAACACCTTTCTACCACCGCCAAGAATAGAAATGTCAATAAAAAGCATCATTGAATCTGTACTAAAAACTTTAACTTTAGTGGAACACTCACTCGGTAATTTGGGTTCCCATATGAGCATAGGAGAAACATAGGGAACTGATATTTCCACTTTATCAAACACTCTACCTAGTTTAGGAGTGTAAGTTGACCAGGGTACATCCTTTGTATAGTAAAAATCATAGGTATCCCTACTAACGTCCAGGTCAAGATGTACTGTTTTAAAGATTGTAGGTTGGGGAAAAGAGGTCTTTGGATCATCCAATGCATCAAAGAATTCAGACTCGTCGTCGTCAGAATCGCTAGGTGTTGGTTTGAATGTTGTAACTGTTGATCCTAAATCTTGTGACTGTTGTTCGGACCTTTCCACAGTATCTTCTGGTTGCTTTTCAGAATCTTCGGATTTTTGTGTATCTTGCGAGTTAGAGCCAGTGGCATCATcagaatttaaaacatCACCTTCTGTGGAATTTTCAGTGTTTGATTCAAGATTCGAATCAGATTGATAAAGCAGCTGATCTTCATTGTCGGATGAAACCTTAGATTCTATACCGGTTTGAGCACCACACACCAGGGTAAAGATTAAGCATAATAAAACCCATTTTGAGACTGAAAGTCTTCtcataaaaaataactgtATCTAAATACTAATCATTAgaaattttctaaatcaCATCCTTAGTTATGGGATTATACATTCATAAGCTACAAATTCCAATTCTTACATGTTTACTGCATGTTGcttagtattatttaaaatgtgtgacTATAATCAATAAGTTCTTGTTTAAagtcatttaaattaatctCTAGAAATTAGCATAACTCCACGCattagttatattaatactCTTGCTACCTAAGTTTTTCATCTTTTTACCGGAGTTGTtcatataaaaatgaattaattGTTGTTAAAAGTATATTAACTTGGATCATCTTCGTTTTATGGTCGATTTCCTGCTTGAAGCTCTATCAGGAGATTTGTGTTTAGACTGCTTTGACCTTTCTCTGCTTCTACTGCGATTTCTAGACTTTTCCCTCAACTGGTCTCTATCCTTTGTCTTCCTTTTCTTTAGTCTTTCCTCAGCCTTTTCATACTTGTTTCTATCCTTCTGTTTATCCTTGGGGATTTCTGATAAAACACTTGAGTTAACTGATGTTTTACTTGTTTTCTGAGAAGGGGACCTCTTATCCGGATTCTTACCCATACCCAACACACTCTGGGATAGTGGTATGTTATGTGTTAATGGTGGTTTATTGAGTGGTAGAGGTGGTATATTGTGTGGTAATGAGGGTGGCGGAATGTTTGGTAGTACCATTGGGTTAAGATTGAGGAGTGTGAGTTTCTTGGCAAATGGATCTAGTTTAGTGTGTTTAGAAAAGGCCTTTAGGTGATTACTGGGGTCTGGTTGAGAGTCATTTGAGGAAAGTCGTTTCGTGTTGCCCATGATTGAAACCAGGTCCAAGTTGAACCATGGAAAAGTTTTTGAGACGAGATCATACTCCCCACTCTTGGCAAGTTCTTCTTGTTGACGTTCAAACTCAATTTCCACCAAATCCTGTTGTGAAATTGCATTAAAGTTAGTGTTCGAATATGGCTGTGAGAAATGACGACAAACTGACTTGGTGAATGGTTCTGAAACTATGCCTTCCCTGTACCTTTCACAACCTTTAAGCTGAGAAAAAACGTCAACAGTCATGGGTTCTGAACCTATCTGAGATTTATGGTTCAAAAAAGCGGTGCAAGATGAAATTTGTGAAAACTCAACAAAACCAACACCCAGAGGAGATCCGCTGTAGAAGTTGTACAAGACCTTGCAGTAAACCACGCCATCTGTAATCCCCTCAACATATGTTCTAAGTCCCGAATTATCTATCCAGGCTGGTAAATTCTTAACCAATACAAAAAACTCTATGTTACCCATTGGTAATCTCGATACCTCTCCAGACGTAGGAGCACCAACATAAAAACTGCGATCTACAACATATTTACAGAGTTATTCCCAGATATGGATACTacttatataatattgCGGTAGATAATTGgtgtaataatagtatatagcataaaaagaataaaatgaTACGTTTTCTATTAAATAATGGATGTTTCGTTGTTTTTTTAGGGGCAGTTTGTGCCTGGGCTGGGACGGCCTTTGAATCCAAGTCATCATCATTAACCACAAGCTGTAAATCATCATCCTCAGCAGACGACTCTTCTTTCTCATATAATTCCTACATcaatttattcatattatttatcaatttattatattatttgtcaatttataataatttggtaaCAATTTACAACAACTTGTTggtattttgtaaatttgtgATAGAGTGTGtgaataaatgtaaataatttgggAATTAGAggaaataatattaaaatacatcTTTAGGTGCGGTGTAATCAGGTCCTGATTGTGAAGAATCCTCGAAGTTTTCGAGTCCTTCGTAGAGGTCGAAATCTCCCGTTTCGTCGGGATCcattgtttaaaattatgtaattacAAAGGAAAACATCTTagaatataatacaattaagttattaaaattagtggAATGATTTCCAGAATTTTTACAGTGAAATCACACCATAAAGTTGGTgaagaataaattttccaaaattacgaaattgaaatttttaatatttatgaaaaCATATCCACTTCCTCCTCCTTCGCACTTCCTGAATCTTGCCTCTTATATACTTGAACATATGATTCtataatacacattttataacattaatactatacatatcTATATATTTCTACAgtaaaattagtgttaacCAGTGACAACAAATATTACTACTTAGTTAAGCATGAGTAAATACCTGTGAGGGCAACTTGCTGTGGAAGTATGGAAGTAACTAGTAGATCTTCCATTTGGAACCAGTTTCCAGAGGGTGGATGATACACGTGAACTTTAAATATACCTCCAGTTGGCTTCCCTTCGTGACATACGTTACAATACAAATCATATCTCGTTACTGAATCTTTAATTTCTTCAGTTACATCTACaacattttacaattatacaGAAAGGGATATTGTGtacttaactatgtaaCTGGGTATATTTTGGAAAGGATCCAACTAATATATCAACAGTAGTTAGAACCCTTCGAGAATAAATAAGAGATAGGATAATAAGTTACAATCTTTGAGGTCTAGATTTTTCATTGGAAATGAGACGATGGTTGGGTTTTTCTCCAGGAAGAAGTTGTTTTTGGTGAACCTtttaattatcaaaatgAGGTACGTTGGTAACTTTGATAACTTATAAGTGCAAACATCTCCGCTTGAGTTGACGGTCTCAGTCACGCCATCATACTTACTCAATAACTCAAATATTTGTGCCTAAAACAATATGTAATTTGTACTTTAAGAGGTACTAAGATATACTACAGTGGGTTAACTATCTAAGTAAGTATATGAGGTGGGAATGAGGAAATAGAGTATGAAGTACCTGTGGAATAGCGTTAGTGTCCATAGAATCCTTAAAGATTGGGGCCTCTGGAACAGTTAAACTTAACATCctaaacaaaattatactCAAATTAATAAGATTAACTAAGTTAAACATGTGTTGAAATACCTGAAAGGCTGACGTTCAGTTTCCCAGCGATTCTTTTTGAGTGTTTTGATGAGTAACTCGCCCCCGAAGGTCTTAGTCACAATACTCTCTACAATGTGAAATGAAGTTTTGAACGAACCTTTAGTGTTTTTGTTATGTAACTTCTGGTGTATTCGAGCCAAAAGCCATGATAAAAGAGAAACAGGGTCAGATTGGACTCCAATCTTATATAAACCGTTTGTCACTATTCCAACAGACTATATCATTTATATCATCACCCAATGgaataagtatataattaactacatAAGGTGTCATGTAGTGATTAACTAACGAACTAATATAGTAGTAGAAGTAATACTTGAACAAATTCGTGAGGTGAAACAATGCCCTTGAAGTTTTTAACGTTAAAGATTTTGCGTATGAGCTGAGAAAGTGTGGTTATCACAGGATCCGGGGGTTGAACTTTGTTTACATCAAAAACAAGGAACAAGTTGCGCAACGGTACCACAACACAAATCAACTAATAGCAATTATTCATAGTTAGCAGTACCTgtattattacattaaaatagtCTGTATTTTTCAAGTTATTTAATCCAATACAACCTATAAACATATTACATGGAATTATCCACTGATGATGAACTAAtgttaactgtgtaaaaaatacctggAATGAAATCAGTTCCATCTAATGCCTTCCCGTAAATAACTTGAGTTGATAAAGTTTCAACATCTTTTTTAGTGTAAACaggttttaaaaaatgCTAAAACAGAATTTATAGAGTTTATAGATGATTAACTATATTTGTAAGAAATACCTTAATATCGTCAAGTGAAGCGTCATCAACAGGGTAGTTTTCGGGAATGCAGTAGACTCTGCAGTCCTCGAGGTTCATAAACAAATAATGACACTCCTCCAGTGCGTGTGTATAGCAGTAAGTGTTTTTACCCCTTCCTATAAAGTGCTAAAAATAAGATAAAAGTACCTTGAAAATACTTCCCACAGACGAGGCAGGCGTAAACGTGAATGTTACTGAGTGTAATGGAACAAACCTTCTCAAAATCAAAGTCCAAAAGGTGACGGTTTATAGTACCCAAATACGGACAATTCAAGACCTTAACTATTAAATTGTTAGCGTATGTAAAGTATATCTAgagttatatatactaataaagACTAATTACTTGtacataatttatgaataaGGAATAAAACCTTTGGGAGGATCTGAAACTTTAGGTACAGGAGATTCATTTTGATCATTTAAAGGTTCTTCACATTGTGCGATAGTGAGGGTTTCATCCAAACTCTTATTGTTATTCTCAGATAACTCATTATCCTCATTAACTTTCTGACCTTTTTTAGGCCTTGAGGGGGATTTAGATGAAGATTTAGCCCTTTTGGCTGGCGATTTACTAGGTGATTTAGATGGTTGAACTGGTGATTTGCTGCGTGAAAGTGACCTTTTGGAGGTTCTGGAAGACCTTCTGTTAGTTGATTCTTCAACTTTCGGTGGAGTATCTTTAACAGGTTTCAACTTCGGAGACCTTCCAGGCCTTGTATTAGATTTAGGAGCAGGTGAGGCAGATTTAGATCTTTTACCACCTGATTTCCTTGGTCTTCCCAccattcaaatttattaacatatataattttattaaattgacaattgaataattttatataattttatttttgatataaaacaaaatttgttcctaataatgtaaaataagtgtaaaatctggtgataaaaattattgtgtaatttgattaaagtgattcttttttaaaattaacctttaatatattttataaattgttcGAAGGCATAAACTGTACATTTTGAGCAAAATCAATGGTTTTGTGATGTGTAAAAAGCATGGATTCCATCTTCGGGTCAATTGACTGTTGAATCCACCATTTCATTATCTGTTTTGTATTCTCGAACCCTAAAGTACCAATTTCTCTTGGGATTCCGAAATCTATTTTGTTgaacatttttataaacgAATTTTTAGTTCGCTGATGTTACACTAAAATTGTATTGTAgattttttactaatatCAACGAAATTTAGCAGAAATTAACAggattatataataaaatattaataattgaattttgtaaattagaTTAAAAAGCTGGAATTTTTTTTCTGGAAAATTCTCTCAAATTAGATTAAAGCTAACtaacactaaattaattcttagctaattaaaattaaccaatAAAATGCTctaaagataaaataaaaataaaaatctGAGAATATAATGAAATATCGGTGTGTATTTTCGAGTTTATCTTGCATCGCAATCATAGGTATATTTTTTCAGAGAATTAAGCGGGGCATTTGCAGGGGGAGAAACAAGCCCAGAAAGACTCCCAAAGCTGTTGACTCTGACTCTTCCGAAGAATCTCTAAATAAATGTGAACACATCGATACCGAAGACGTCGGCGTTAATTCCTAATCTACTCTCAATACTCATTTTCACAacatattatacatatgtATGAACAATTGCTTAAATAAAGTATTCAGatattataaaatctataaggtgtaaaaaaatgtgtaattgaTGCTAGATGATAGAATATCACGAGATGGGGGCGTGTGACACTATGTTTAGGGCTCGAGGAGGCTCTTGGCTCCATTTCCCCTAATgcttaaaaattaatctGGCTCTTgtacaataaataaatttaatggCCAGATCACACGACCTACTCCCTAACGATGCCCGCAAAGGTTCCGTCCGGCTCTGCGCGCTCTAATAAGGCCAAGACCGTAGATTTAACCAAAGAAATCAAGATCATCAGGACCAGAAGCGATTTCGACAAATTcatagtaaatttatttcttaTTTTCTCTAGTTATTTCCtaaattattcttaattttaccttattttaattattttatcaattttatgcCTTAATTCAGTCAtatttttttcttttttaacCATTATTCTATAGTTTATTTACTCCAATATTGAGATATTTAGGTGTAATTTAAGTCTTTGATCTTATTTATTCCATATAAATTAACgaatattttatgaaatttcTGCtatttaattagtaaattagtttattagaattgataaataaagttaGATTAGTGGATTGAATATGATTTTGTAGAATTTGCAAAGGGAAGGTGCCAATTCCGAGACTTTGGATGATATCAATTCCCTGATAGACTATGTGGTTCATTCGAAACAGTCGAATGTAAACAGGACAAAACCTTTGAAGGACGTCGTTCGCAAAAAAATCGAAGTTCCGCCCACGGTTCTTCATAAAGATGAGAATTTTGTATCATACCCATTTCAAATACCTCCAAGATACATTAGATATATCCAAACACGTGTCAGGTACCACGAGCTATACTTTAGTTAAactgttaattatacacaatCTGGATGTATCATAATGATTATTAGTGTCCCtggaataaaaatatcGGATAATACAGTCATTCactataatttatataaagaAGATCGCCTCTTTATCGAAACATTCAATTCAAGATCCTCCGACTTACAAATCTCTATCGTACCGCATTTATACTATTGATATACcattagtatagttatgTAGTTAAGTATATGATATAACTATTTGGAGATGGAATATGCCGTAGAATGAATTCTTGATAATAATGGACATTTTGGAGAAAACTTCATCACAGTGTAATGCTAATAAACCCTTTTCATATGAACTTGGTATGGAATTTctcttattttactttcTTTAGGGTTACTAATGGCCAGAGAAAATGGTGTTGCAGTACCCGCATATATACTACGCGAAGTTCATACAGTATCTCATCCACTATTCTGTCCTACCTATATACTTGGTTATATACCAAATACCACTTATATCCTTGACCAATTAATggtattaataaaattgtagCATTGGGTGAGAAGAAGAAATGAGTTCGGATTGCCTTTGATAAGGCATTTATGGCCCCAAACATGTCCAAATGACGCATCTCCACTGGCTTTGTTCAGGCCAAGAGCTAAGGATAAGATGTTGCTCAGGAGATCCAGAAGAACACAAGCCGAGAATATTCAGTATTTATACCATTTAATCGATGGTTTCAAACGGGTACTACTTTTACACCAGACCAGTTATTctcaattatataataccCATATTGGgggataataataatgatagGTATTGAAGATATTGAGTAAGATGAGGCAGAGGGATGAAAAGAAGTTGATATTAGCCGAGCTTGACATTGTCCTGTTTGACCAAAGGCGTAATGAACTTGTGGACCCCACCTACACTTGCCCTTTTTGGAATTGTATACTAGATATCAAAAAATCCAAAGCCGTTAAAAGACGTAAACCCAACTCTATGTACCTAATACCTCATTTAGCCACTTAGTTAGGTATATAATGCGCTTAACTGAGTGATTATTTAACTCAATAACATTGTTTTAGATGTAGTGATGAGGGCATTCCTGGTAGAGATATGAAGTTGGACTATGTTGAGCGTACAGTTTTGGGTGAGAATATTCTTGATTTGCCTGAACCTGAAAGCTACAAATCAATGCGTCTCACAAGAAGGTTAGGTAGAGGTGGTCGCATCTGGATCGATCGATTCTTTATCAATCATAACACTAGCGATAACATTCATAACAACGTTAATCCAATCGAGGAATTGGATAACTCTGTAGACAATAATTCTGTCGCAGCCCAAGATGGAACGGATTTGGAAAAAAATACTAATACAACAGTGGATAATGTAGAAGTGGATAAAGAAGTAAGAGTTAAAAAAGAACCCCTGGAACCGGAAAATGGTAAAGAAAGTGTTGATGATGGATTTacgataaataataatctcGACAGAGCGTTGAATTTGTCAAACTTCGACAATTTTAGCATTTATTCAAATGAAACCGTTTTGGATACTAGACCACCCTTCGCTAACCCATACGAAGCAGGTCATGTATACAATACTCTAGGTACCGTTTCGTTACATAGGAGTATTTCCTATATAATTCACATAGTTACACGTCTATTCACATCaaatactaattatatattaattgttatatttGTTACCTCTAGTTAATACAACTACACTTACATTATCGCGGTATCAATTGTATGTTTAGGATTATCATTGTTTTCGATACCTGGATATATAAAGAAGCAGTTTCAGGTGCTGAACATGCTGGACAACATGAATGTTCATGAATCCTCGAAATAGTTTCATTCACTCCTCTGCATAATTTTTCCAAACGCCTTCCAACACTTTACactaataattattaatcaaTTTATTTGTTACTTTAATGTATT
Above is a window of Theileria parva strain Muguga chromosome 2, complete sequence, whole genome shotgun sequence DNA encoding:
- a CDS encoding RNA recognition motif family protein (or RNP domain; RBD; RRM); this translates as MDPDETGDFDLYEGLENFEDSSQSGPDYTAPKDELYEKEESSAEDDDLQLVVNDDDLDSKAVPAQAQTAPKKTTKHPLFNRKHRSFYVGAPTSGEVSRLPMGNIEFFVLVKNLPAWIDNSGLRTYVEGITDGVVYCKVLYNFYSGSPLGVGFVEFSQISSCTAFLNHKSQIGSEPMTVDVFSQLKGCERYREGIVSEPFTKSVCRHFSQPYSNTNFNAISQQDLVEIEFERQQEELAKSGEYDLVSKTFPWFNLDLVSIMGNTKRLSSNDSQPDPSNHLKAFSKHTKLDPFAKKLTLLNLNPMVLPNIPPPSLPHNIPPLPLNKPPLTHNIPLSQSVLGMGKNPDKRSPSQKTSKTSVNSSVLSEIPKDKQKDRNKYEKAEERLKKRKTKDRDQLREKSRNRSRSRERSKQSKHKSPDRASSRKSTIKRR
- the USP39 gene encoding Ubiquitin carboxyl-terminal hydrolase family protein, which produces MVGRPRKSGGKRSKSASPAPKSNTRPGRSPKLKPVKDTPPKVEESTNRRSSRTSKRSLSRSKSPVQPSKSPSKSPAKRAKSSSKSPSRPKKGQKVNEDNELSENNNKSLDETLTIAQCEEPLNDQNESPVPKVSDPPKVKVLNCPYLGTINRHLLDFDFEKVCSITLSNIHVYACLVCGKYFQGRGKNTYCYTHALEECHYLFMNLEDCRVYCIPENYPVDDASLDDIKHFLKPVYTKKDVETLSTQVIYGKALDGTDFIPGCIGLNNLKNTDYFNVIIQLICVVVPLRNLFLVFDVNKVQPPDPVITTLSQLIRKIFNVKNFKGIVSPHEFVQSVGIVTNGLYKIGVQSDPVSLLSWLLARIHQKLHNKNTKESIVTKTFGGELLIKTLKKNRWETERQPFRMLSLTVPEAPIFKDSMDTNAIPQAQIFELLSKYDGVTETVNSSGDVCTYKLSKLPTYLILIIKRFTKNNFFLEKNPTIVSFPMKNLDLKDYVTEEIKDSVTRYDLYCNVCHEGKPTGGIFKVHVYHPPSGNWFQMEDLLVTSILPQQVALTESYVQVYKRQDSGSAKEEEVDMFS
- a CDS encoding putative integral membrane protein, encoding MKYRCVFSSLSCIAIIGIFFQRIKRGICRGRNKPRKTPKAVDSDSSEESLNKCEHIDTEDVGVNS
- a CDS encoding Enhancer of polycomb-like family protein gives rise to the protein MPAKVPSGSARSNKAKTVDLTKEIKIIRTRSDFDKFINLQREGANSETLDDINSLIDYVVHSKQSNVNRTKPLKDVVRKKIEVPPTVLHKDENFVSYPFQIPPRYIRYIQTRVSVPGIKISDNTVIHYNLYKEDRLFIETFNSRSSDLQISINEFLIIMDILEKTSSQCNANKPFSYELGLLMARENGVAVPAYILREVHTHWVRRRNEFGLPLIRHLWPQTCPNDASPLALFRPRAKDKMLLRRSRRTQAENIQYLYHLIDGFKRVLKILSKMRQRDEKKLILAELDIVLFDQRRNELVDPTYTCPFWNCILDIKKSKAVKRRKPNSICSDEGIPGRDMKLDYVERTVLGENILDLPEPESYKSMRLTRRLGRGGRIWIDRFFINHNTSDNIHNNVNPIEELDNSVDNNSVAAQDGTDLEKNTNTTVDNVEVDKEVRVKKEPLEPENGKESVDDGFTINNNLDRALNLSNFDNFSIYSNETVLDTRPPFANPYEAGHVYNTLGLSLFSIPGYIKKQFQVLNMLDNMNVHESSK